One stretch of Actinacidiphila sp. DG2A-62 DNA includes these proteins:
- a CDS encoding discoidin domain-containing protein codes for MALAIGGAIGATSGTAQAADTLLSQGRTATASSTENAGTPASAAVDGDTGTRWSSAASDPQWLQVDLGSTDTITSVVLNWETAYGKAFTIQVSADAQTWTDVYSTTTGAGGTQTLAVNGSGRYVRMYGTARGTGYGYSLWEFQVYGTAGAAGGCGTVNAARGRTATASSTESAGTPASAAVDGDTGTRWSSGASDPQWLQVDLGASASVCRVVLNWETAYGKAFTIQVSADAQTWTDVYSTTTGTGGTQSLDVSGSGRYVRMYGTARGTGYGYSLWEFEVYTGSGSTAGGGTNGGGTNGGSTGGTNPGGGDFSGSVISAYKQVSASSYEGGNAPAAALDGRTDTRWSSLYTDNEWLQVDLGAIGSVTGIVLNWESAYGKGYRIEVSDNGTAWTQLYSTTDGKGGVEQLPVTGKGRYVRLTGTARATGYGYSLWEFQVYGTVDSSTSTPPLLSGPTKAPATTGQFALSAPADHAMVTNTRRPALSWAAVGGAAHYEVWINISRTDYDFTASGNLLDLYTKVAEPTGTSYTPSWDITDRWTYKWFVVAVSGSGTRATSNIRTFSVYLPDIEQVNDGINVINGARDLNKDGTIEPYEDWRLSVDTRVSDLLSRMTLEEKAYQMFYNVQQYPMSGWHFGPAQPADLNNVLLSTAATRLGIPPVSAGDTTAGYQTTYPLQSTLAAGKDYPLDYQLGDMQRKEELEVGARGTLSPLAEVGTKVLYPRIQEGGGENADVAAAQLRALVAGLQGGPELNPHSVLATVKHWPGEGAGGEAGIVYDGVTIKYHMIPFKAAIEAGAVNIMPGYAGSSYLDPGGPGPATAPRSWPTCGRTSATPA; via the coding sequence ATGGCGCTGGCGATCGGCGGCGCCATCGGCGCGACTAGCGGGACGGCGCAGGCGGCGGACACGCTGCTGTCCCAGGGCCGGACGGCCACCGCCTCCTCGACGGAGAACGCCGGCACCCCCGCCTCCGCGGCGGTGGACGGCGACACCGGCACCCGCTGGTCCAGCGCCGCCTCCGACCCCCAGTGGCTCCAGGTCGACCTGGGCAGCACCGACACGATCACCTCGGTGGTGCTCAACTGGGAGACCGCGTACGGCAAGGCGTTCACGATCCAGGTCTCCGCCGATGCCCAGACCTGGACCGACGTCTACTCCACCACCACCGGCGCCGGCGGCACGCAGACGCTCGCCGTAAACGGTTCCGGTCGCTACGTGCGGATGTACGGCACCGCGCGCGGCACCGGATACGGCTACTCCCTCTGGGAGTTCCAGGTCTACGGCACGGCCGGCGCGGCCGGCGGCTGCGGCACCGTGAACGCGGCCCGCGGACGTACCGCGACCGCCTCCTCCACCGAGAGCGCCGGCACCCCCGCCTCCGCGGCCGTCGACGGTGACACCGGCACCCGCTGGTCCAGCGGCGCCTCCGACCCCCAGTGGCTCCAGGTCGACCTGGGCGCGAGCGCGAGCGTGTGCCGCGTGGTGCTCAACTGGGAGACCGCGTACGGCAAGGCGTTCACGATCCAGGTCTCCGCCGATGCCCAGACCTGGACCGACGTCTACTCCACCACCACCGGCACGGGCGGCACCCAGTCGCTCGACGTCAGCGGCTCCGGGCGCTACGTGCGGATGTACGGCACCGCGCGCGGCACCGGATACGGCTACTCGCTGTGGGAGTTCGAGGTCTACACCGGCAGCGGATCGACCGCCGGCGGCGGAACCAACGGCGGCGGGACGAACGGCGGCAGCACCGGCGGCACCAACCCGGGCGGCGGCGACTTCTCCGGCTCGGTGATCTCCGCCTACAAGCAGGTCTCCGCGTCGTCCTACGAGGGCGGCAACGCGCCCGCCGCGGCCCTCGACGGCCGCACCGACACCCGCTGGTCGAGCCTGTACACCGACAACGAGTGGCTCCAGGTGGACCTGGGCGCCATCGGCTCCGTCACCGGCATCGTGCTCAACTGGGAGTCGGCGTACGGCAAGGGCTACCGGATCGAGGTGTCGGACAACGGCACCGCGTGGACGCAGCTCTACAGCACCACCGACGGCAAGGGTGGCGTCGAGCAGCTCCCGGTGACCGGCAAGGGCCGCTACGTGCGGCTGACCGGCACCGCGCGCGCCACCGGATACGGCTACTCCCTCTGGGAGTTCCAGGTCTACGGCACGGTGGACTCCTCCACCTCGACCCCGCCGCTGCTGTCCGGGCCGACCAAGGCCCCGGCCACCACCGGCCAGTTCGCGCTGTCCGCCCCCGCGGACCACGCGATGGTCACCAACACCCGGCGTCCCGCGCTGTCCTGGGCGGCCGTCGGCGGCGCGGCGCACTACGAGGTGTGGATCAACATCAGCCGCACCGACTACGACTTCACCGCGTCGGGCAACCTGCTGGACCTCTACACCAAGGTCGCCGAGCCCACCGGCACCAGCTACACGCCGAGCTGGGACATCACCGACCGCTGGACGTACAAGTGGTTCGTCGTCGCAGTGAGCGGCTCGGGTACGCGGGCCACCTCGAACATCCGCACCTTCAGCGTCTACCTGCCGGACATCGAGCAGGTGAACGACGGGATCAACGTCATCAACGGCGCGCGTGACCTCAACAAGGACGGCACGATCGAGCCGTACGAGGACTGGCGGCTGTCGGTCGACACGCGGGTGAGCGACCTGCTCTCCAGGATGACCCTGGAGGAGAAGGCGTACCAGATGTTCTACAACGTGCAGCAGTACCCCATGTCCGGCTGGCACTTCGGGCCCGCGCAGCCGGCCGACCTGAACAACGTGCTGCTGTCGACGGCGGCCACCCGGCTCGGCATCCCGCCGGTCTCCGCGGGCGACACCACCGCCGGCTACCAGACGACGTACCCGTTGCAGAGCACGCTGGCGGCGGGCAAGGACTACCCGCTGGACTACCAACTGGGCGACATGCAGCGCAAGGAGGAGCTGGAGGTCGGCGCCCGCGGCACGCTGTCGCCGCTGGCCGAGGTGGGCACCAAGGTGCTCTACCCGCGCATCCAGGAGGGCGGCGGCGAGAACGCCGACGTGGCCGCGGCCCAACTGCGGGCGCTGGTCGCCGGGTTGCAGGGCGGCCCGGAGCTGAACCCGCACTCGGTGCTGGCCACGGTCAAGCACTGGCCGGGCGAGGGCGCCGGCGGCGAGGCCGGGATCGTCTACGACGGAGTCACGATCAAGTACCACATGATCCCGTTCAAGGCGGCGATCGAGGCCGGCGCGGTGAACATCATGCCGGGCTACGCGGGCAGTTCGTACCTCGACCCGGGCGGTCCCGGGCCGGCGACAGCGCCAAGATCCTGGCCTACCTGCGGCAGAACATCGGCTACACCGGCCTGA